Proteins found in one Labrenzia sp. VG12 genomic segment:
- a CDS encoding dihydroxyacetone kinase subunit DhaK produces the protein MKQFINTKETLVTEAIDGMLRTAGGRLARLDGYPHIKVVVRTDWDKSKVALVSGGGSGHEPSHAGFVGQGMLTAAVCGEVFASPSVDAVLAGILAVTGKAGCLLIVKNYTGDRLNFGLAAERARAFGLKVNMVIVDDDVALPDLPQARGVAGTLFVHKIAGALADQGADLDTITAAARKAIGGAISIGMSLDTCTIPGAPKEDRIAMGKAELGLGIHGEAGIEQVDYSNARAAMAMVVERLAPNLKPGPHVAILNNLGSTTPLEMSVLLEEMTTSRIGSQIRWVIGPAAMMTSLDMHGFSVSLLPVDKAEEALLQAPVAPWAWPGCLSLGAVAVRPLPDGLSPIQPLPSKNPETRAFIERCCNILIAAEDDLNALDLKSGDGDTGSTLATAARALIQALDRLPLADLTQLYRAIGLELSQTMGGSSGVLLAIFFAAAGDASSSGRGAIGALHAGLDRIMQVGGAKPGDRTMIDALLPALNALDNGIEAAAAEARQGADATARITRARAGRASYVSEASLSGHNDPGAEAVALLLEQLTDTPALSSRSA, from the coding sequence ATGAAACAGTTCATCAATACCAAGGAAACCCTTGTCACCGAAGCGATTGACGGCATGCTCCGGACCGCCGGCGGGCGGCTTGCGCGCCTCGATGGTTATCCGCATATCAAGGTCGTTGTCAGGACCGACTGGGACAAGTCCAAGGTGGCGCTTGTTTCCGGAGGCGGTTCCGGTCACGAACCGAGCCATGCCGGCTTTGTCGGCCAGGGCATGCTGACGGCAGCCGTCTGTGGCGAGGTCTTTGCCTCGCCCTCCGTCGATGCGGTTCTGGCAGGCATTCTTGCGGTGACCGGCAAGGCGGGTTGTCTGCTGATCGTCAAGAACTACACCGGCGACCGGCTCAATTTCGGCCTGGCGGCGGAACGCGCCCGAGCCTTTGGTCTCAAGGTCAACATGGTGATCGTCGACGACGATGTCGCCCTGCCGGACCTGCCGCAGGCACGCGGTGTTGCCGGCACCTTGTTCGTGCACAAGATCGCCGGGGCGCTGGCCGACCAGGGAGCCGATCTCGACACCATCACGGCGGCGGCCAGGAAGGCGATTGGCGGTGCAATTTCCATCGGCATGTCGCTCGACACCTGCACCATCCCCGGGGCGCCCAAGGAAGACCGGATTGCCATGGGCAAGGCCGAACTCGGCCTTGGCATTCACGGCGAAGCCGGCATCGAGCAGGTGGACTATTCCAATGCCAGGGCGGCCATGGCCATGGTTGTTGAAAGGCTTGCCCCCAATCTCAAGCCGGGTCCGCATGTGGCGATCCTCAACAATCTCGGTTCGACGACGCCTCTGGAAATGAGCGTGCTGCTGGAAGAGATGACAACGTCCCGGATCGGCAGCCAGATCCGCTGGGTGATCGGACCGGCGGCCATGATGACATCGCTCGACATGCATGGGTTCTCCGTGTCGCTGCTGCCGGTCGACAAGGCCGAAGAAGCGCTGTTGCAGGCGCCGGTCGCGCCCTGGGCGTGGCCGGGTTGTCTGTCGCTTGGTGCCGTCGCCGTGCGGCCCTTGCCGGACGGGCTGAGCCCGATCCAGCCGCTGCCGTCGAAAAATCCGGAAACCCGCGCCTTCATCGAACGTTGCTGCAACATCCTGATTGCCGCGGAGGACGACCTCAATGCGCTCGACCTGAAATCCGGCGACGGCGATACGGGCAGCACGCTGGCCACCGCAGCGCGTGCCTTGATCCAGGCGCTGGATCGCCTGCCGCTGGCCGATCTGACCCAGCTCTACCGGGCCATCGGCCTGGAACTCAGCCAGACCATGGGAGGCTCGTCCGGCGTGTTGCTGGCGATCTTCTTTGCCGCGGCGGGGGATGCGTCATCCAGCGGCCGCGGTGCCATCGGCGCTCTGCATGCCGGGCTGGACCGGATCATGCAGGTCGGCGGGGCGAAGCCGGGCGACCGCACCATGATCGATGCCCTGCTGCCGGCCCTGAATGCGCTGGACAACGGCATTGAAGCGGCAGCGGCAGAAGCCCGCCAGGGCGCGGATGCAACGGCCCGGATCACCCGCGCAAGGGCCGGCCGGGCCTCCTATGTCTCCGAAGCCAGCCTCTCCGGTCACAATGATCCGGGCGCAGAAGCGGTTGCGCTTCTCCTCGAGCAACTCACGGACACACCGGCCCTTTCCTCCCGATCCGCATAA
- a CDS encoding ABC transporter ATP-binding protein, producing MSEVKLGNLSKAFGDTLAVDDVTMTIPNGAFVTLLGPTGAGKTTILRLIAGLEQPDKGDVTIAGRSVVQDTPAQRNVAMVFQQYSLYPHLSVKDNLAFPLKSPLLKTPADEIDRKVQEVAEVLKISHKLNNKATNLSGGEMQRVSIGRALVRDPSIYLMDEPLSSLDAKLRSDLRIELKRIQENLGATLLYVTHDQIEAMTMATHVGVLDHGRLVQFGSPREIYEDPVNLYVAGRLGQPRINVLPADLFAGAPSGATSIGLRPEHIAQGEGKPSEVRRVEHLGDQTRLHLSLDGHDIVTLSEPHTSLEPGDMLAIQPRNPLFFDGSGARIA from the coding sequence ATGTCTGAAGTCAAGCTCGGCAATCTCTCCAAGGCATTCGGGGATACGCTTGCCGTCGACGATGTCACCATGACCATCCCGAACGGCGCGTTCGTGACGCTGCTGGGGCCGACCGGGGCAGGCAAGACAACGATCCTGCGGCTGATCGCAGGGTTGGAGCAGCCGGACAAAGGGGATGTGACCATCGCAGGCCGATCCGTCGTGCAGGACACGCCTGCGCAACGAAACGTCGCCATGGTCTTCCAGCAATATTCGCTCTATCCGCATCTGAGCGTGAAGGACAATCTGGCCTTTCCGTTGAAGTCGCCGCTTTTGAAAACACCGGCAGACGAGATCGATCGCAAGGTGCAGGAAGTCGCCGAGGTCCTGAAGATCTCGCACAAGCTCAACAACAAGGCGACCAATCTGTCCGGCGGCGAGATGCAGCGGGTCTCCATCGGGCGGGCTCTTGTGCGCGATCCCTCCATCTACCTGATGGATGAGCCGCTCAGTTCGCTCGATGCCAAGCTGCGCTCGGATCTGCGGATCGAGCTGAAACGCATTCAGGAAAACCTGGGGGCGACCTTGCTCTACGTGACCCACGACCAGATCGAGGCGATGACCATGGCCACCCATGTCGGGGTGCTTGATCATGGCCGTCTGGTCCAGTTCGGCTCGCCGCGCGAGATCTATGAAGACCCGGTCAATCTTTATGTGGCGGGCCGGCTCGGTCAGCCGCGTATCAACGTCCTGCCCGCGGACCTGTTTGCCGGAGCGCCGTCAGGCGCGACATCGATCGGTCTGCGGCCGGAGCATATTGCGCAAGGGGAGGGCAAGCCGTCCGAGGTCCGGCGGGTGGAACATCTGGGAGATCAGACCCGCCTGCACCTGTCACTGGACGGACACGACATCGTCACCCTGTCGGAGCCGCACACATCCCTTGAACCCGGCGACATGCTCGCCATCCAGCCACGCAATCCGCTGTTTTTTGACGGCAGCGGCGCCAGAATTGCCTGA
- a CDS encoding ABC transporter ATP-binding protein encodes MAEIVIRNLRKEFGDFTAVQSSSFKIEDGEFFMLLGPSGCGKTTTLRMIAGLELPTAGEIYIDGEEVGQHPASKRDIAFVFQMFALYPHMNVRKNISYPLVSQGMSKQQVKEKVGEVAQILGITDILDRPVGGLSGGDRQRVALGRAIVRDPKAFMMDEPLGALDAEFREHMSEELRALHDRMGATTVYVTHDQLEAMQMGDKIVVMNHGVIEQFGTPQDIYDKPATMFVADFIGSPSMNFLRFHGEVHAGSSEVKIHHESLKVPQLREPFEGDLVFGIRPEHISLTDNGSYRGEVLAAEYLGTTQIVTLKTANGELKARIPSDQPVRVGEFVGLDFNGSTVTLFDNQSGRALRSELNEGVLAHV; translated from the coding sequence ATGGCAGAGATCGTGATCAGGAACCTCAGGAAGGAGTTCGGCGATTTCACCGCCGTGCAGTCTTCCTCCTTCAAGATCGAAGACGGCGAGTTCTTCATGCTGCTTGGCCCGTCCGGCTGCGGCAAGACCACCACCTTGCGGATGATCGCCGGGCTGGAGCTGCCGACCGCAGGCGAGATCTATATCGACGGCGAGGAGGTCGGCCAGCATCCGGCGAGCAAGCGCGACATTGCCTTCGTCTTCCAGATGTTCGCCCTCTATCCGCACATGAATGTGCGCAAGAACATCTCCTATCCGCTGGTCAGCCAGGGCATGTCGAAACAGCAGGTCAAGGAGAAGGTTGGCGAGGTGGCACAGATCCTCGGTATCACCGACATCCTCGACCGGCCGGTCGGCGGCCTGTCCGGTGGCGACCGCCAGCGGGTTGCGCTCGGGCGAGCCATCGTGCGCGACCCGAAGGCCTTCATGATGGACGAGCCGCTGGGTGCCCTTGATGCCGAGTTCCGCGAACACATGTCGGAAGAACTGCGCGCGCTGCATGACCGGATGGGGGCAACCACGGTCTATGTCACCCATGACCAGCTGGAAGCCATGCAGATGGGTGACAAGATCGTCGTCATGAACCATGGTGTCATCGAGCAGTTCGGCACGCCGCAGGACATTTACGACAAGCCGGCGACCATGTTCGTCGCCGACTTTATCGGTTCTCCGTCCATGAACTTCCTGCGCTTTCATGGCGAGGTACATGCCGGGTCATCAGAGGTGAAGATCCATCACGAGAGCTTGAAGGTGCCGCAGCTGCGCGAGCCCTTCGAAGGGGATCTCGTTTTCGGCATTCGCCCCGAGCACATTTCTTTGACGGACAATGGCAGCTATCGCGGCGAAGTGCTGGCGGCGGAATATCTCGGAACGACCCAGATCGTGACGCTCAAGACGGCCAATGGAGAGCTCAAGGCCCGGATCCCCTCCGACCAGCCGGTCCGGGTGGGCGAGTTTGTCGGCCTTGATTTCAACGGTTCGACCGTCACCCTGTTCGACAACCAGTCGGGCCGGGCGCTGCGGTCCGAGCTCAACGAGGGAGTGCTGGCCCATGTCTGA
- a CDS encoding carbohydrate ABC transporter permease — translation MSSFSITEPSPRQKWVAGSLVIAYAVITLLPLVWILTTGFKSPVDAIAYPPKVLFEPSLEGYVNLFTTRTRVSPEQLEALPPPASWYEEIVRNRDMVIAGPSRYGERFLNSVIIGFGSTFLSVFLGTLAAYAFSRFKVPLKDDLLFFILSTRMMPPIAVAIPIFLMFRTLGLSDTHLGMILLYTAVNISLAVWLLKGFIDEIPREYEEAALIDGYTRFQAFYKVVLPQAATGIASTAIFCLIFSWNEYAFAVLLTSGTAQTAPPFIPTIIGVGGQDWPAVAAGATLFLVPVMVFTILLRKHLLRGITFGAVRK, via the coding sequence ATGAGCAGTTTCTCCATTACCGAGCCGTCCCCACGGCAGAAATGGGTCGCCGGGTCCCTGGTCATCGCCTATGCGGTCATCACCCTGCTGCCGCTGGTCTGGATCCTGACCACCGGCTTCAAGTCGCCGGTCGATGCCATTGCCTATCCGCCCAAGGTGCTCTTCGAGCCCTCGCTGGAAGGTTATGTCAATCTCTTCACCACCCGCACGCGGGTGTCCCCGGAACAGCTTGAGGCCCTGCCGCCACCAGCAAGCTGGTACGAGGAGATCGTTCGCAACCGGGACATGGTCATTGCCGGCCCGTCACGCTACGGCGAGCGGTTCCTGAACTCCGTGATCATCGGGTTTGGCTCGACCTTCCTGTCGGTGTTTCTCGGGACGTTGGCCGCCTATGCCTTTTCCAGGTTCAAGGTGCCGCTCAAGGACGATCTTCTGTTCTTCATCCTGTCGACGAGGATGATGCCGCCGATCGCGGTGGCCATCCCGATCTTCCTGATGTTCCGGACGCTCGGCCTGTCGGACACCCATCTCGGCATGATCCTGCTCTACACGGCGGTGAACATCTCGCTGGCGGTCTGGCTCCTGAAAGGCTTCATCGACGAGATCCCGCGAGAATATGAGGAGGCGGCGCTGATCGACGGCTATACCCGGTTCCAGGCCTTCTACAAGGTGGTGCTGCCGCAGGCGGCGACCGGGATTGCCTCGACCGCCATCTTCTGCCTGATCTTCTCGTGGAACGAATATGCTTTCGCGGTGCTCCTGACGTCGGGAACGGCCCAGACTGCGCCGCCCTTCATCCCGACCATCATCGGTGTCGGCGGCCAGGACTGGCCGGCGGTGGCGGCGGGCGCGACCCTCTTCCTCGTGCCGGTCATGGTCTTCACTATTCTCCTGCGCAAGCATCTGCTGCGTGGCATCACCTTCGGAGCGGTCCGCAAATGA
- a CDS encoding carbohydrate ABC transporter permease: MAVTPIDHVAKATPPSVAKKIRGLSDRTIAWLFVAPTIFLLLAVNIFPLIWTINLSFTNFRANRPNREVDYIGLRNYERILTDGDIWLTMQATAHFLFWTIVLQVLIGFALAWLINRKFKGNDLWTTLIVLPMMLSPAVVGNFWTFLYQPQIGLFNYGISFLTGIDPSSFQMIGDVKLAPWAIVIVDTWMWTPFVMLICLAGLRSIPDYIYEAAEIDRASKWRQFWTITVPMVLPFLMLAVLFRGIENFKMFDLVVQLTGGGPGSVTELTSINLKREAFEKWRTGYASAYAIILFVTVFGLASIYVKALNKVKER, translated from the coding sequence ATGGCCGTGACACCAATCGACCACGTAGCAAAAGCGACCCCGCCCTCGGTCGCGAAAAAAATCAGGGGTCTCTCGGATCGCACGATAGCCTGGCTGTTTGTTGCGCCGACCATCTTCCTGCTTCTGGCGGTAAACATCTTTCCGCTGATCTGGACGATCAATCTGAGCTTCACCAACTTCCGCGCCAACCGGCCCAACCGCGAGGTCGACTATATCGGTCTGCGCAATTACGAGCGCATCCTGACCGACGGCGATATCTGGCTGACCATGCAGGCGACCGCGCATTTCCTGTTCTGGACCATCGTGCTGCAGGTGCTGATCGGTTTTGCGCTGGCCTGGCTGATCAATCGCAAGTTCAAGGGCAACGATCTCTGGACAACGCTGATCGTGTTGCCGATGATGCTGTCGCCTGCGGTGGTTGGGAACTTCTGGACCTTTCTCTACCAGCCGCAGATCGGTCTCTTCAATTACGGCATTTCGTTCCTCACCGGTATCGATCCGTCCTCGTTCCAGATGATCGGCGATGTGAAGCTGGCACCCTGGGCCATCGTAATCGTCGACACCTGGATGTGGACGCCCTTCGTGATGCTGATCTGTCTCGCAGGCCTCCGATCGATCCCGGACTACATCTATGAAGCAGCCGAGATCGACCGGGCAAGCAAATGGCGCCAGTTCTGGACGATCACGGTGCCAATGGTGCTGCCCTTCCTGATGCTGGCCGTGCTTTTCCGCGGCATCGAGAACTTCAAGATGTTCGACCTGGTTGTGCAGCTGACCGGCGGTGGCCCGGGCTCCGTCACCGAGCTCACCTCCATCAATCTCAAACGCGAAGCCTTTGAAAAATGGCGCACGGGCTATGCCTCCGCCTACGCCATCATTCTCTTCGTGACCGTCTTCGGCCTTGCCTCGATCTATGTGAAGGCGCTCAACAAGGTGAAAGAAAGATGA
- a CDS encoding ABC transporter substrate-binding protein, which translates to MKTAQLLAATAILAVGGLSVSKAQADDLTLCWAAWDPANALVELSKEFEAEYGHTMNFEFVPWPNFADRMLNELNSGGKLCDLLIGDSQWIGGGAENGHYVKLNDFFDKEGISMDDFAPATVYAYSTWPKGTPNYYALPAMGDANGWFYRKDWFEMPDIQAAFKEKHGRDLAPPKTQAELLEVAQFFQGREIDGQTRYGAAIFTERGSEGITMGATSSMYPFGFKYEMTPGKYDMEGAVNSPEAVAGLEFYKELYKTGTPPGYTDSYMEQSLDAFKSGQVAMAMNWFAFFPGLYADPDTGGDKIGFFVNPGQNVEASTLGGQGISVVAYSDKQDAALEYIKWFAQPSVQKKWWDLGGYSCHVSVLNDPSFPDSAPFASDFLLAMDNVKDFWQEPAYAELLLAMQKRLHDYVVADQGTAKEALDKLIEDWTETFEDEGKL; encoded by the coding sequence ATGAAAACTGCGCAACTACTCGCAGCCACCGCTATTCTTGCGGTCGGCGGACTGTCTGTTTCCAAAGCGCAGGCTGATGACCTGACGCTGTGCTGGGCGGCCTGGGATCCGGCCAACGCCCTTGTGGAACTGTCCAAGGAATTCGAGGCCGAATACGGCCACACCATGAACTTCGAATTTGTGCCCTGGCCCAATTTTGCCGACCGCATGCTCAACGAGCTGAATTCTGGCGGCAAACTCTGTGACCTCCTGATCGGCGACAGCCAGTGGATCGGCGGCGGCGCGGAAAACGGCCATTATGTCAAGCTGAACGACTTCTTCGACAAGGAGGGAATCAGCATGGACGATTTCGCCCCGGCGACCGTCTATGCCTATTCCACCTGGCCGAAAGGCACGCCCAACTATTATGCGCTGCCCGCCATGGGCGATGCCAATGGCTGGTTCTATCGCAAGGACTGGTTCGAGATGCCTGACATCCAGGCAGCCTTCAAGGAAAAGCACGGCCGCGATCTGGCGCCGCCCAAGACCCAGGCCGAATTGCTAGAGGTCGCACAGTTCTTCCAGGGCCGCGAGATTGACGGTCAGACCCGCTATGGCGCTGCCATCTTCACCGAGCGCGGCTCGGAAGGCATCACCATGGGCGCGACCAGCTCCATGTATCCATTCGGCTTCAAATACGAGATGACCCCGGGCAAATACGACATGGAAGGCGCGGTGAACTCACCGGAAGCCGTTGCAGGCCTGGAGTTCTACAAGGAGCTCTACAAGACCGGCACGCCTCCCGGATATACCGACAGCTACATGGAACAGTCGCTCGACGCGTTCAAATCCGGTCAGGTGGCAATGGCGATGAACTGGTTCGCCTTCTTCCCCGGCCTTTATGCGGATCCTGATACCGGTGGCGACAAGATCGGTTTCTTCGTCAATCCGGGCCAGAATGTCGAAGCCTCCACGCTCGGCGGGCAGGGCATCTCCGTGGTGGCCTATTCCGACAAGCAGGATGCGGCGCTTGAATACATCAAGTGGTTCGCCCAGCCCTCCGTCCAGAAGAAATGGTGGGATCTCGGCGGTTATTCCTGCCATGTCAGCGTGCTGAACGATCCGAGCTTCCCGGACAGCGCACCGTTCGCTTCCGACTTCCTGCTGGCGATGGATAACGTCAAGGACTTCTGGCAGGAGCCGGCCTATGCCGAACTGCTGCTGGCCATGCAGAAGCGCCTGCATGACTACGTGGTGGCCGACCAGGGCACCGCCAAGGAAGCTCTCGACAAGCTGATCGAGGACTGGACGGAGACCTTCGAGGACGAAGGCAAGCTCTGA
- a CDS encoding LacI family DNA-binding transcriptional regulator, with protein MAKPTVHDIAREAGVSLSTVDRVLNGRADVRPKNAERVKAAVEKLGYVRDTNAANLAKQRQYRFVFVLPEGGNHFVETIVAAVGEASGTRLADRTDVSVLLVNAADPHAIVEALKALDLSTLDGVAMMVPETPQVRDAIAHIKSAGVYVVALVSDLPNSKCHYFAGIDNFSAGKTAGALLGKFLRNETGSILVTTSSMVARDSIERRFGLDEVLSRDFPHLQTLPTIEFHDDPDRIHETLHHALKAHPEARAVYSMGAGNAAMLDALRAHGVAGKLVVIAHDLTTVTRQALQDGELDAVIAQNVGHLVRSALRVLRAKCDDTDIYEAQEKIRIEIIMRENLY; from the coding sequence ATGGCAAAGCCAACCGTCCATGATATCGCGCGGGAAGCCGGGGTCAGTCTGTCGACCGTCGACAGGGTGCTGAACGGCCGTGCCGACGTGCGGCCGAAAAATGCCGAGCGGGTCAAGGCGGCGGTCGAAAAACTTGGCTATGTGCGGGATACGAACGCAGCCAACCTGGCCAAGCAGCGGCAGTACCGCTTCGTGTTCGTGCTTCCGGAAGGCGGTAATCACTTTGTTGAAACCATCGTGGCGGCCGTTGGTGAGGCGTCCGGCACACGGCTCGCCGACAGGACGGATGTCAGCGTTCTTTTGGTCAATGCCGCGGATCCGCATGCCATAGTCGAGGCGCTCAAGGCACTCGATCTGTCGACCCTGGACGGCGTTGCCATGATGGTTCCCGAAACGCCGCAGGTGCGCGACGCGATTGCGCATATCAAGAGCGCTGGCGTTTATGTCGTGGCTCTGGTTTCGGATCTTCCGAACTCGAAATGCCACTATTTTGCAGGGATCGACAACTTTTCCGCCGGCAAGACGGCGGGGGCGCTGCTCGGGAAATTCCTGCGCAACGAAACCGGCAGCATTCTGGTGACCACAAGTTCCATGGTGGCGCGCGACAGTATCGAGCGGCGGTTCGGGCTTGATGAGGTGCTGTCACGCGACTTTCCGCATTTGCAGACCCTGCCGACCATCGAATTCCACGATGACCCGGACCGTATTCACGAGACCCTGCATCACGCGCTGAAGGCGCATCCGGAAGCCAGGGCCGTCTATTCCATGGGGGCCGGTAATGCCGCGATGCTGGACGCCCTGCGGGCGCATGGCGTGGCGGGCAAGCTGGTGGTCATCGCGCATGACCTGACCACCGTGACGCGCCAGGCGCTTCAGGACGGAGAGCTGGATGCGGTCATTGCCCAGAATGTCGGTCATCTGGTGCGCAGCGCCCTGAGGGTTCTGCGGGCGAAATGCGATGACACCGACATTTATGAGGCGCAGGAAAAGATCCGCATCGAGATCATTATGCGCGAGAACCTCTACTGA
- a CDS encoding ATP-binding protein, which yields MTLSNDLMELKEDKIREKYPLAEAMLQGFDHTPRIAKKSAPDRVSSERSPGLGSRRRFRSTTPGLVSRSTARPEGVQLSERILESDDDALTTPLQASLLRALRRALSVAQVTSDQFADQTGLSDLKRANLAGTLDASQKLRFEKLLNASALISLHVFANMTDFLVSGLSADEGEAEIQCGDVEEILIDNDQLALHGTLWELDQEIAAAGVDTDAKLIALVTSFCEQLMEKVTLRAEGLNELAPFSEAQYRVEADNFEITGFTPSAHARSTTLTMAFKKPEEVVGNHIAKYQAMKLAKMLMAYDFERKLNPFAELGGFIFTFMGDGKPGTGKTTLIQMMAGMINDYCQVAGYPFRYQNLSTDSIDSYQGKSAQNAKAFIRNVIDPNVIGFGTIDDIDQLAGKRGDRQSSAGQLEITAVLMESFAGANTVVRGNCTFGMFSNYPENVDDALRQRAGARFLVDGPQTREDYIDILHLLMGKNHSIPVGEHELFEAQAIKKAVAASYDKHSRPQEDALLKVFDKVQADIGGLDTIAKLGAYLKGIQEADERFTGRAIKNITDAIKVRAMDFELPDEWMENPDLFLFRDYDTKKSMIADLAQPITVEMVIQEINRYADSEFRYADKSDEVAIENAVREMQRMEEAKRRYMEANRP from the coding sequence GTGACCCTTTCCAACGACCTCATGGAACTGAAAGAAGACAAGATCCGCGAGAAATATCCACTCGCGGAAGCGATGTTGCAGGGCTTTGACCACACACCGCGCATCGCCAAGAAAAGCGCACCCGACCGTGTGTCTTCCGAACGTTCGCCAGGGCTCGGCTCCCGCCGGCGCTTCCGCTCCACCACCCCGGGCCTGGTCAGCCGTTCCACGGCGCGGCCGGAAGGCGTACAGCTTTCAGAGCGTATTCTGGAAAGCGACGACGACGCGCTGACCACGCCGCTGCAGGCGAGCCTGCTCCGCGCCCTGCGCCGTGCCTTGTCGGTCGCCCAGGTGACGTCTGACCAGTTTGCCGACCAGACCGGATTGTCGGACCTGAAACGGGCCAACCTGGCCGGGACCCTCGATGCCTCCCAGAAGCTGCGATTTGAAAAGCTGCTCAATGCCAGCGCGCTGATTTCCCTGCATGTCTTTGCCAACATGACGGATTTTCTGGTGTCCGGCCTGTCGGCCGACGAAGGCGAAGCGGAAATCCAGTGCGGCGATGTCGAGGAAATCCTGATCGACAACGACCAGCTCGCCCTGCACGGAACGCTCTGGGAACTCGACCAGGAGATCGCCGCGGCCGGCGTCGACACCGATGCCAAGCTGATCGCACTTGTCACATCCTTCTGCGAGCAGCTGATGGAAAAGGTGACCCTGCGCGCCGAAGGCCTCAACGAGCTCGCCCCCTTTTCCGAAGCGCAGTACCGGGTCGAGGCCGACAATTTCGAGATCACCGGCTTCACACCGTCGGCCCATGCGCGTTCGACCACGCTAACCATGGCCTTCAAGAAGCCCGAAGAGGTTGTCGGCAACCATATCGCCAAATACCAGGCCATGAAGCTTGCCAAGATGCTTATGGCCTACGATTTCGAGCGAAAGCTGAACCCTTTTGCCGAGCTTGGTGGTTTCATCTTCACCTTCATGGGTGACGGCAAGCCGGGCACCGGCAAGACCACGCTGATCCAGATGATGGCCGGCATGATCAACGACTATTGCCAGGTCGCCGGCTATCCGTTCCGCTACCAGAATCTCTCGACCGACAGCATCGACAGCTACCAGGGCAAATCGGCCCAGAACGCCAAGGCCTTCATTCGCAACGTCATCGACCCGAATGTCATCGGCTTCGGCACCATCGACGACATCGATCAGCTCGCCGGCAAACGCGGCGACCGCCAGTCTTCCGCAGGTCAGCTGGAGATCACCGCCGTCCTGATGGAAAGCTTCGCCGGGGCCAACACGGTGGTGCGCGGCAACTGCACCTTCGGCATGTTCTCCAACTATCCGGAAAATGTCGACGACGCGCTGCGCCAGCGGGCCGGCGCACGTTTCCTGGTCGACGGGCCGCAGACCCGTGAGGACTATATCGACATCCTGCATCTCCTGATGGGCAAGAACCATTCGATCCCCGTCGGCGAGCACGAGCTGTTCGAGGCGCAGGCGATCAAGAAGGCGGTCGCGGCCTCCTATGACAAGCACTCCCGTCCCCAGGAAGACGCGCTCCTGAAGGTCTTCGACAAGGTGCAGGCAGATATTGGCGGTCTCGACACGATCGCCAAGCTGGGCGCCTATCTGAAAGGCATCCAGGAAGCGGACGAGCGTTTCACCGGCCGTGCGATCAAGAACATCACGGACGCCATCAAGGTGCGCGCGATGGACTTCGAGCTGCCCGATGAGTGGATGGAAAATCCGGACCTGTTCCTGTTCAGGGACTATGACACCAAGAAATCCATGATCGCCGACCTCGCCCAGCCGATCACGGTGGAGATGGTCATCCAGGAGATCAACCGCTACGCCGACAGCGAATTCCGCTATGCGGACAAGTCCGACGAAGTGGCGATTGAAAACGCGGTTCGCGAGATGCAGCGCATGGAGGAGGCCAAGCGCCGCTACATGGAAGCCAACCGCCCATGA